From Arthrobacter sp. FW306-2-2C-D06B, a single genomic window includes:
- the cydD gene encoding thiol reductant ABC exporter subunit CydD has translation MKPQLPAGPATRSALYFLGLLSSLKALSLVLIAQAIAGMLSGLAAGGMGWREGLVWGAAGAVLRSLTVWGQGVAARRAALGVKEELRSRLLGRALGSGAAGRVGDVNDGGLAVLATRGLDALDNYYTQFLPALVNCAALPLLLGARILFADWVSAVVVVLTLPLIPLFMVLIGRHTEDRVHEAQSTLRRLSGHILELARGLPVLVGLGRAGEQRAALEDLSEEYRSRTMGTLRTAFMSALALELIATLSVAVVAVFIGVRLVAGDMGLEAGLLALILAPDCYLPLRELGMAHHASDDGREALAAANAVLESPAGRPLSDVSDVEVHDAEASADVVVTGLTVRYPGRVVAAVGPIDFRAPAGQITALDGRSGSGKSTILGVLAGTIGDGPLATIEGSVNGLDAGAVAWVPQHPVMVAGSVLDEVVLYLNGGKQRLASAGPWTATGADVARAMRCLEQSAAEHLASKHPAELSPGELRRVAVARGLARLNAGATVLLLDEPTAHLDAASADAIRSAIAGLRGAATVILVAHDAATRKLADNVVKVDGGKVDGGKVDSGEFTSGTDQEQAGPVHLESGAPAPAPVKRDVNPGATPVGGIEPPTAISTLKALARILAPVRYKFAGAVLLAALAALFAVALSGLSGWLIIRASEQPPILYLLGAIVGVRFFGIGRAVLRYSERLVVHDTVFEAMTRLRGALWASLSARALSLRRLLQGGNVLGAIVDDVDTLRDVLPRVVLPPLSALAVAVSAVVASALLVPATVPAVVASAVVGLVLAPLLALVADRNAARSEQQLRSVVLLDVAAALDARAELSANGVAGTVLSSLTRRDNAATAAAQRSAWADGIGQGLTVLACTLGALGAGILAAPSVQAGTVAPAVLAVDVLVQLALAEPYGAVVSAVRQGPALAAVLRRIAQSGAFDAPDADGGVLSLPERPDGSAGLLLDGLEASWPGGAPVFSGLSAEAAPAHWLAVTGPSGSGKSTLLSVLLGFLPVSSGRAYVSGNAAWCPQEAHLFDSTIRANLLLARPAGRKPSESDMYQALGAVGLSGLVSRVPGGLDSRIGPSGSFLSGGERQRLAMARTLLTGAAVLLLDEPTAHLDAEAGRLMMAELRAGLKDVTVVLVTHNPADIAGGDSRLDLGTTKLDSASALSALVRGN, from the coding sequence ATGAAGCCCCAGCTGCCCGCCGGACCGGCCACCCGATCCGCGTTGTACTTCCTTGGCCTGTTGTCCTCGCTCAAGGCTTTGTCCCTGGTTCTGATTGCACAGGCCATCGCGGGAATGTTATCGGGACTTGCGGCGGGCGGCATGGGGTGGCGCGAAGGACTCGTCTGGGGTGCCGCCGGCGCGGTCCTGCGGTCGCTGACGGTCTGGGGACAAGGAGTCGCGGCGCGCCGGGCGGCCCTTGGGGTCAAGGAAGAGCTGAGGTCCAGGCTGCTGGGGCGCGCCCTCGGCTCCGGGGCTGCGGGACGGGTCGGCGACGTGAACGACGGCGGGCTGGCCGTGCTCGCGACCCGCGGACTTGATGCGCTGGACAACTACTACACCCAGTTCCTGCCCGCCTTGGTCAATTGTGCAGCGTTGCCCCTGCTCCTCGGCGCGCGGATCCTCTTCGCGGATTGGGTCAGCGCCGTGGTTGTGGTGCTGACCTTGCCGCTGATCCCGCTGTTCATGGTGCTGATCGGCCGCCACACGGAGGACAGGGTCCACGAAGCCCAATCCACGCTGCGGAGGCTCTCGGGGCACATCCTGGAGTTGGCCAGGGGACTTCCCGTGCTGGTGGGACTGGGCCGTGCTGGCGAACAGCGCGCAGCCCTCGAGGACCTCTCCGAGGAATACCGCTCGCGCACCATGGGAACACTGCGGACTGCCTTCATGTCCGCCCTCGCCCTGGAACTGATAGCCACCCTTTCCGTCGCGGTCGTGGCCGTCTTCATCGGCGTGCGGCTCGTGGCGGGCGACATGGGCCTGGAAGCGGGCCTGCTGGCCCTCATCCTCGCCCCCGATTGCTATCTTCCCCTGCGCGAGCTGGGTATGGCCCACCACGCCAGCGACGACGGGCGCGAGGCTTTGGCCGCGGCCAACGCCGTGCTGGAGTCGCCGGCGGGCCGTCCGCTGAGCGATGTTTCCGACGTTGAAGTGCACGACGCCGAAGCTTCCGCCGACGTCGTGGTCACCGGACTGACGGTGAGGTATCCGGGGAGGGTGGTTGCCGCCGTCGGGCCCATCGACTTCAGGGCACCGGCCGGTCAGATCACGGCCCTTGATGGCCGCAGCGGTTCGGGCAAGAGCACTATCCTTGGCGTGCTCGCCGGCACGATCGGCGACGGCCCGCTGGCAACCATCGAAGGTTCCGTCAACGGACTCGACGCCGGCGCGGTGGCCTGGGTTCCGCAGCATCCCGTCATGGTCGCCGGTAGCGTGCTGGACGAGGTGGTCCTTTACCTGAACGGTGGCAAGCAGCGCCTCGCGTCGGCCGGCCCCTGGACCGCGACGGGCGCGGACGTTGCGAGGGCCATGCGTTGCCTGGAGCAGTCTGCCGCGGAGCACCTCGCGTCCAAACATCCTGCCGAGTTGAGCCCTGGAGAACTGCGGCGTGTGGCTGTGGCGCGCGGCTTGGCGCGGCTCAACGCGGGAGCCACGGTCCTGCTGCTCGACGAACCCACCGCACACCTCGACGCCGCGTCGGCGGACGCGATCCGTTCGGCCATCGCGGGGCTGCGTGGTGCGGCGACTGTCATCCTGGTGGCCCACGACGCCGCGACCCGGAAACTGGCCGACAATGTCGTGAAGGTCGACGGCGGAAAGGTCGACGGCGGTAAGGTCGACAGCGGGGAGTTCACCAGCGGAACGGATCAGGAGCAAGCCGGTCCCGTGCACCTGGAATCCGGTGCACCAGCGCCCGCTCCGGTCAAGCGTGACGTGAACCCTGGAGCCACCCCCGTGGGGGGAATTGAACCCCCCACGGCAATCTCCACGCTCAAGGCCCTCGCGCGCATCCTGGCGCCCGTCCGTTACAAGTTCGCCGGTGCCGTCCTCCTCGCGGCCCTCGCCGCCCTGTTTGCCGTGGCGTTGTCCGGGCTGTCCGGCTGGCTCATCATCCGTGCCAGCGAACAACCGCCCATCCTGTACCTGCTCGGAGCGATCGTCGGCGTCCGGTTCTTCGGCATTGGCAGAGCCGTGCTGCGGTACTCCGAACGGCTCGTTGTCCACGACACGGTCTTCGAGGCGATGACGAGGCTCCGGGGCGCGCTCTGGGCGAGCCTCAGCGCAAGGGCACTGTCCTTGCGACGGCTCCTGCAGGGCGGCAATGTCCTCGGCGCGATAGTGGACGACGTCGATACGCTGCGCGACGTGTTGCCGCGCGTCGTCCTTCCACCCCTTTCCGCCCTTGCCGTCGCAGTGTCGGCGGTAGTCGCCTCGGCGCTACTGGTTCCCGCCACTGTGCCTGCGGTTGTCGCTAGCGCCGTGGTTGGCCTTGTGCTGGCTCCTCTTCTTGCCCTGGTGGCGGACCGCAACGCGGCCCGTTCTGAACAGCAGCTGCGCTCAGTTGTGCTGCTTGATGTTGCAGCGGCCCTCGACGCCCGAGCGGAACTCAGCGCCAACGGTGTGGCCGGCACTGTTCTGTCGTCCTTGACCCGGAGGGACAACGCGGCCACCGCTGCCGCACAGCGTTCGGCGTGGGCTGACGGCATAGGCCAGGGATTGACGGTTCTTGCCTGCACCCTGGGTGCGCTGGGGGCGGGCATTCTGGCCGCCCCTTCGGTGCAGGCCGGAACTGTCGCACCGGCTGTGCTGGCCGTCGACGTCCTTGTTCAGCTGGCGCTCGCGGAACCCTATGGGGCGGTCGTGTCTGCCGTGCGGCAGGGTCCGGCCTTGGCCGCGGTGCTGCGGCGGATCGCGCAGTCAGGAGCCTTTGACGCCCCGGATGCCGACGGCGGTGTGCTCAGCTTGCCGGAGCGACCCGACGGCTCTGCAGGACTGCTGCTGGATGGACTCGAGGCGTCCTGGCCCGGCGGGGCGCCCGTGTTCAGCGGGCTCAGCGCAGAAGCTGCCCCCGCGCATTGGCTCGCGGTCACGGGACCCTCCGGTTCGGGGAAATCCACGCTGCTCTCCGTCCTGCTTGGTTTCCTGCCCGTATCATCCGGGAGGGCCTACGTCAGCGGAAATGCTGCGTGGTGTCCCCAGGAGGCCCACCTCTTCGACTCCACTATCCGTGCCAACCTGCTGCTCGCCCGCCCGGCCGGACGGAAGCCTTCCGAATCGGACATGTACCAGGCCTTGGGCGCCGTCGGGCTTTCAGGACTGGTATCCCGGGTTCCCGGGGGCCTTGACAGCCGCATAGGCCCCTCGGGTTCGTTCCTGAGCGGCGGCGAACGCCAAAGGCTCGCCATGGCCCGCACGCTCCTCACCGGCGCAGCTGTCCTCCTCCTGGACGAGCCGACGGCCCATCTCGACGCTGAGGCCGGACGCCTCATGATGGCAGAGCTGCGTGCCGGGCTGAAGGACGTCACGGTGGTCCTGGTGACGCACAATCCCGCCGACATCGCCGGGGGAGACTCCCGGTTGGATCTCGGCACCACCAAGCTCGACTCGGCGTCGGCACTCTCGGCGCTCGTGCGCGGAAACTAG
- a CDS encoding NAD(P)H-dependent flavin oxidoreductase, whose protein sequence is MPWKDTRATRLFNTDLPIVLGPFGGLSSVELAATVSEAGGLGSYGLYGYDGKRIAATASELREATGKPFALNLWLPIEGEEPPTPDARQFAAYVDILRPYFELVGVEPPAQPDTYLPDLQEQIQAAIDARPAVLSFVFGVPSGAVIEEAHRNGIVVVGTATTVDEAVALAAGGVDAIVATGMEAGGHRVSFLRAPEDSLVGTMALVPQVVDAVPVPVIAAGGIADGRGVAAALALGADAVQIGSAFLATRQSAISPAHLAAMRGPDAAHTVLTRALSGRLARGIPNRIIAELADPATHAPFPIQNWLTGKFRPAAAAQGITGLMSLWAGQSTPLIREDDARRLIDNIVDSVDATFGRLLG, encoded by the coding sequence ATGCCGTGGAAAGACACGCGGGCAACCCGCCTCTTCAACACTGACTTACCCATCGTCCTCGGACCGTTCGGTGGACTGTCATCGGTGGAGCTGGCGGCCACCGTCAGCGAGGCCGGCGGGCTGGGTTCGTATGGCCTCTACGGATACGACGGGAAACGGATTGCGGCCACGGCAAGCGAACTCAGGGAGGCCACCGGGAAGCCATTCGCACTGAATCTGTGGCTCCCCATCGAGGGTGAAGAGCCGCCAACCCCGGACGCCCGGCAGTTCGCCGCTTACGTGGACATCCTCCGGCCGTATTTCGAGCTGGTGGGCGTCGAACCACCCGCGCAACCGGACACCTACCTGCCCGATCTGCAGGAACAGATCCAGGCGGCCATCGACGCCCGGCCGGCCGTGCTGAGCTTTGTCTTCGGTGTTCCGTCCGGGGCTGTCATCGAGGAGGCCCACCGGAACGGCATCGTGGTGGTGGGTACTGCAACCACGGTTGACGAAGCCGTAGCCCTGGCTGCCGGCGGCGTGGACGCCATCGTCGCCACGGGCATGGAGGCCGGCGGTCACCGGGTTTCCTTCCTGCGGGCCCCTGAGGACTCGCTCGTCGGGACCATGGCCCTGGTACCCCAGGTGGTGGATGCCGTCCCGGTTCCGGTCATCGCAGCGGGCGGTATCGCGGACGGACGCGGGGTCGCTGCCGCCTTGGCGCTTGGCGCGGACGCGGTGCAGATCGGTTCTGCCTTCCTGGCAACGCGCCAGTCAGCCATCAGTCCCGCGCACCTCGCCGCGATGCGCGGACCCGATGCCGCCCACACTGTCCTGACCCGCGCCCTCAGCGGCCGCTTGGCACGCGGCATTCCCAACCGGATCATCGCCGAGCTCGCCGATCCTGCCACGCATGCACCGTTCCCCATCCAGAACTGGCTGACGGGCAAGTTCCGGCCCGCCGCGGCGGCACAGGGAATCACGGGCCTGATGTCCCTATGGGCAGGTCAGTCGACCCCGCTCATCCGGGAGGACGACGCCCGGAGACTCATCGACAACATTGTCGATTCGGTGGACGCCACCTTCGGACGGCTCCTCGGCTAG
- a CDS encoding DinB family protein yields the protein MPIIPDDKDWTWVLSTPCPECGFDAATVTPSTVPGTVLNMLPRWRAVLRREDASTRPDEHTWSPLEYACHVRDVFSLFDQRLNLMLRDDDAHFANWDQDKAAIDGDYANADPAAVAAQLAAEGTQIANSFAAVHEDEWPRTGVRSNGSTFTVLTFAQYFLHDVVHHLHDVDG from the coding sequence ATGCCGATCATTCCCGATGACAAGGACTGGACCTGGGTCCTGTCCACCCCCTGTCCCGAGTGCGGCTTCGACGCCGCCACGGTGACCCCGTCCACCGTCCCGGGGACAGTCCTGAATATGCTGCCGCGTTGGCGGGCCGTTCTGCGCCGGGAAGACGCGTCCACCCGTCCTGACGAGCACACGTGGTCGCCGTTGGAGTACGCGTGCCATGTGCGGGATGTCTTCAGCCTTTTTGACCAGCGCCTGAACCTGATGCTGCGGGACGACGATGCCCACTTCGCCAATTGGGACCAAGACAAGGCCGCGATCGACGGCGACTATGCCAATGCGGATCCGGCTGCAGTGGCTGCGCAGCTGGCCGCCGAGGGCACCCAGATTGCCAACTCCTTCGCCGCTGTCCACGAAGATGAGTGGCCCCGCACGGGGGTCCGCAGCAACGGCTCCACGTTCACCGTGCTGACGTTTGCCCAGTACTTCCTGCACGACGTCGTCCATCACCTTCACGACGTCGACGGCTAG
- a CDS encoding VOC family protein, with protein MLKDLNVAGVLPASDIGRARDFYRDKLGLEPDNPEATDNLMYKCANGTAFLLYETPNAGTAKNTQLGFQSTDLDQDMADLRARGVVFEEYDFPGLKTENGVATLPDGERGAWFLDSEGNILSIATM; from the coding sequence ATGCTTAAGGATCTAAACGTCGCCGGAGTGCTCCCTGCCAGCGATATCGGCCGCGCCCGCGACTTCTACCGCGACAAGCTCGGTCTCGAACCGGACAACCCGGAGGCCACGGACAACCTGATGTACAAGTGCGCCAACGGCACCGCCTTCCTGCTCTACGAGACGCCCAACGCCGGGACCGCCAAGAACACCCAGCTGGGATTCCAGAGCACGGACCTGGACCAGGACATGGCCGACCTCAGGGCGCGCGGAGTCGTTTTCGAAGAGTACGACTTCCCGGGCCTGAAAACCGAAAACGGGGTAGCCACCTTGCCTGACGGCGAAAGGGGAGCCTGGTTCCTCGACTCGGAAGGAAACATCCTCAGTATCGCCACGATGTAG
- a CDS encoding DNA gyrase/topoisomerase IV subunit A — protein MARSQSPSRANAASAAVDGDFTENIIDIDVTSEMEGSFLEYAYSVIYSRALPDARDGLKPVQRRILYMMSDMGLRPDRGHVKSARVVGEVMGKLHPHGDTAIYDAMVRMAQDFSLRLPLIDGHGNFGSLDDGPAAPRYTEARLAAAAMTMTENLDEDVVDFVPNYDNQLTQPDVLPSAFPNLLVNGTTGIAVGMATNMAPHNLVEVIAAARHLIANPDATLEDVMRFVPGPDLPTGGRIVGLDGIRDAYATGRGSFKTRAKVEIEQLTARRTGLVVTELPYMVGPEKVIEKIKDAVNAKKLTGISDVMDLTDRKHGLRLVIEIKNGFNPNAVLQQLYRFTPMEDSFGINNVTLVDGQPQTLGLLQLLQVYVGHRISVVRRRTAFRLGKKKDRLHLVEGLLIAIVDIDEVIQIIRSSDEASAARERLMSIYDLSEIQANYILELRLRQLTKYSRIELEKEQEELRREIAELEAILASDVLLRELVSGELAEVAEKYGTPRRTVLLESEAVSPTVAAALAAAVPAGKGKAAALPLEIPDDPCWALLSTSGQIARTSNQEPLAESGPRSKHDVYRSVVKTTARGEIGAVTSQGRMLRVQVMDMPALPPMSGLPNLAGGVAAKDFITLLKGETLVAFVPLDAVLAIGTVQGVVKRVLPDYPLNREDWEIIALKDKDTVVGVEPAPDDDVDLVFVTRLAQLLRFGASAVRPQGRTAGGMAGIKLGDGDEVIHFGTVRADDPAAVVVTIAGSNGALPGTAPGTAKITPFEEYPAKGRATGGVRAHRFLKGEDTLLLGWAGHGPAKASSGAGVARALPQEHGRRDGSGVPLSQPVDAIGASMAWEEGNGSEAAAVEG, from the coding sequence ATGGCACGCAGCCAAAGTCCCTCCCGCGCAAACGCCGCCTCGGCCGCCGTCGACGGGGACTTCACCGAGAACATCATCGATATCGACGTCACTTCCGAGATGGAAGGCTCCTTCCTGGAGTACGCGTATTCGGTGATCTATTCCCGCGCGCTCCCCGATGCGCGCGACGGCCTCAAACCCGTCCAGCGACGCATCCTCTACATGATGAGCGACATGGGCCTGCGCCCGGACCGCGGGCATGTGAAGAGCGCCCGCGTGGTGGGCGAAGTCATGGGAAAGCTGCACCCCCACGGTGATACCGCCATCTATGACGCCATGGTGCGCATGGCACAGGACTTCTCGCTGCGCTTGCCCCTCATTGACGGGCACGGCAACTTCGGTTCGCTCGACGACGGCCCGGCGGCACCGCGTTACACTGAAGCCCGGCTCGCCGCGGCTGCGATGACGATGACCGAGAACCTCGACGAAGACGTGGTGGACTTCGTCCCCAACTACGACAACCAGCTGACCCAGCCGGACGTCCTGCCCTCGGCCTTCCCTAATTTGCTCGTCAACGGCACCACGGGCATTGCAGTCGGCATGGCCACCAACATGGCTCCCCACAACCTCGTGGAAGTCATCGCGGCCGCCCGGCACCTCATCGCCAATCCGGACGCCACGCTGGAAGACGTCATGCGCTTCGTGCCCGGCCCTGACTTGCCCACAGGCGGCAGGATCGTTGGCCTGGACGGCATCCGTGATGCCTATGCCACGGGACGTGGTTCGTTCAAGACCCGCGCCAAGGTGGAGATCGAGCAGCTGACCGCGCGCCGCACCGGCCTGGTGGTGACCGAACTCCCCTACATGGTGGGTCCGGAGAAGGTCATCGAGAAGATCAAGGATGCCGTCAACGCCAAAAAGCTGACAGGCATCAGCGATGTCATGGACCTCACTGACCGCAAGCACGGACTGCGGCTTGTGATCGAGATCAAGAACGGCTTCAACCCCAACGCCGTGCTGCAGCAGCTCTACCGCTTCACCCCGATGGAAGACTCCTTCGGCATCAACAATGTGACCCTGGTGGATGGGCAGCCGCAGACCTTGGGCTTGCTCCAACTCCTGCAGGTCTACGTCGGCCACCGCATATCGGTCGTACGCCGCCGCACGGCCTTCCGCCTCGGAAAGAAGAAGGACCGCCTCCACCTGGTGGAGGGCCTGTTGATCGCGATCGTGGACATCGACGAGGTCATCCAGATCATCCGCTCCTCGGACGAAGCATCGGCGGCCCGCGAACGGCTGATGTCCATCTACGACCTGTCCGAGATCCAGGCCAACTACATCCTGGAACTCCGCCTGCGCCAACTGACCAAGTACTCGCGCATCGAACTCGAGAAAGAGCAGGAAGAACTGCGCCGGGAGATCGCCGAACTCGAAGCGATCCTTGCGTCCGACGTGCTCCTGCGGGAACTGGTGTCCGGGGAATTGGCCGAAGTGGCCGAGAAGTACGGCACGCCGCGACGCACGGTTCTCCTTGAGTCCGAGGCCGTATCCCCCACGGTCGCCGCCGCGCTTGCAGCAGCCGTCCCGGCAGGCAAGGGGAAGGCCGCAGCCCTTCCGCTTGAGATCCCCGATGATCCCTGCTGGGCACTGCTCAGCACCTCGGGCCAGATCGCACGCACATCCAACCAGGAGCCGCTGGCCGAATCCGGCCCGCGGAGCAAGCATGATGTCTACCGCTCCGTGGTCAAGACAACCGCGCGCGGCGAAATCGGCGCGGTCACCTCGCAGGGCCGCATGCTCCGGGTACAGGTCATGGACATGCCTGCGTTGCCTCCCATGTCCGGCCTGCCCAATCTTGCGGGGGGCGTCGCGGCAAAGGACTTCATCACCCTGCTCAAGGGCGAAACGCTCGTGGCGTTCGTGCCGCTGGATGCCGTGTTGGCCATCGGGACGGTCCAGGGCGTGGTCAAACGCGTCCTGCCCGACTACCCGTTGAACCGCGAGGACTGGGAAATCATTGCCCTCAAGGACAAGGACACTGTGGTTGGCGTGGAGCCTGCCCCGGACGACGACGTCGACCTCGTCTTCGTGACCCGGCTTGCGCAGCTCCTGCGTTTCGGCGCCTCTGCCGTTCGGCCGCAGGGCCGCACCGCGGGCGGCATGGCGGGCATCAAGCTTGGGGACGGAGACGAAGTCATCCACTTCGGCACGGTGCGCGCCGACGACCCTGCCGCCGTCGTCGTGACGATCGCTGGCAGCAACGGCGCGCTGCCGGGGACCGCTCCGGGCACGGCGAAGATCACCCCGTTCGAGGAGTACCCGGCCAAGGGCCGGGCGACCGGAGGTGTCCGGGCCCACCGTTTCCTCAAGGGTGAAGACACCCTGTTGCTCGGCTGGGCTGGTCATGGTCCGGCGAAGGCATCATCCGGCGCCGGCGTTGCCCGTGCCCTGCCACAAGAACACGGCCGCCGTGACGGCTCCGGCGTTCCCCTCTCCCAGCCCGTGGATGCGATCGGTGCGAGCATGGCGTGGGAAGAAGGGAACGGAAGCGAAGCAGCAGCTGTCGAAGGCTAA
- a CDS encoding bifunctional acetate--CoA ligase family protein/GNAT family N-acetyltransferase translates to MVDQPGAGVYPEYWEADVVLRDGGTAHLRPISPEDADALQAFHTAQSETSIYMRFFSFKSRLSSKELRRFTEVDHKDRVAFVITIGGAIVGVGRYDRLDDPTEAEVAFNISDVQQGRGIGSILLEHLAAAARENGIRRFTAEVLPENRKMLRVFADAGYELVRKFDDGVVSVEFNIDPTEKSLAVMESREHRAEARSVRDLLAPSSIAVVGASRRWGTIGHQLLEHILEGGFSGAVYAVNPEAFELAGMKSFARIADVPGPVQLAVIAVPYEEVPKVVDECGAAGVKGLVVATAGYADDGERGLRRQRELVRQARSYGMRVIGPESLGIVNTNPDISLNASMAPSLPRRGGLGLFSQSAAIGVSVYAAASRRGLGISSFLSAGNRADISGNDAMQFWEDDPDTVAVGLYLESIGNPRKFSRLARRLSRSKPVIVAKSDVTGLPLPPGHVVRTTLAPVAALDAMMRQAGVIAVETIEQLMDVAQIVSSQPLPKGPALAVYSNSAAFGKVVADNAAPQGLVVDRIVTDVDLDAGMSASREGLRRSLRKNLADDSVHAVVAAMVPSRSLTMEAIAGVLAECAAEAGKPVVAAFTGILDTSVQLDGLLAPKGESGESGSSLPCYSSAGNAVAALAAVVRYAKWLDRDQGMFIEPAGCDREGTREHIERLLASVPGEQLVRLDDGEAAALLSRYGIEVVPSAVFESDDEAVAAAERLGWPVVLKTTDPALRHRLDLGGVRLDIEDADSLRRNIAQMRRALEPYGSSAIEVQAMVSVGQACTFRAIEDPLLGPVVSFGLAGDAVNLLDDWAHRVPPLSSTDLHDFIRAPRASLKLFGYQGLPAVDVAALEGLGARLVRLKDEHPGIALVEFNPVLAGTRGVKILAAEVWIGNAAQRTDSARRAMLG, encoded by the coding sequence ATGGTGGATCAGCCCGGCGCCGGCGTATATCCGGAATATTGGGAGGCCGATGTCGTGCTTCGCGACGGCGGAACGGCACACCTGAGACCTATCTCACCCGAAGATGCCGACGCGCTCCAGGCCTTCCACACAGCGCAGTCCGAGACGTCCATCTACATGCGGTTCTTCTCGTTCAAATCGAGGCTCTCCAGCAAAGAACTGCGCCGCTTCACCGAAGTGGACCACAAGGACCGGGTGGCGTTCGTCATCACGATCGGCGGAGCGATCGTGGGCGTCGGCCGCTACGACCGGCTCGATGACCCCACGGAGGCCGAAGTGGCCTTCAATATTTCCGATGTCCAGCAGGGCCGGGGCATCGGCTCCATCCTGCTCGAACACCTGGCTGCGGCTGCCCGGGAGAACGGCATCCGACGCTTCACGGCCGAGGTCCTGCCGGAGAACCGCAAAATGCTCCGGGTCTTCGCCGATGCCGGCTACGAGCTTGTGCGCAAATTCGACGACGGCGTCGTCAGCGTCGAATTCAACATCGACCCCACCGAGAAATCCCTCGCCGTCATGGAATCGCGGGAACACCGCGCCGAGGCCCGCAGCGTAAGGGACCTGCTGGCGCCGTCGTCGATCGCTGTGGTGGGCGCCAGCCGCCGGTGGGGGACCATAGGGCACCAGCTGCTTGAGCACATCCTGGAAGGTGGCTTCTCTGGCGCGGTCTATGCGGTCAATCCGGAGGCGTTCGAACTGGCCGGCATGAAGTCCTTCGCCCGGATCGCCGACGTCCCTGGTCCGGTGCAGCTCGCCGTTATCGCCGTGCCTTACGAAGAAGTGCCGAAAGTCGTGGACGAGTGCGGGGCGGCCGGGGTCAAAGGCCTCGTGGTCGCCACGGCCGGGTACGCGGACGACGGCGAGCGGGGGCTGCGGAGGCAGCGGGAGCTGGTTCGCCAAGCCAGGTCCTATGGGATGCGCGTGATAGGCCCCGAGTCGTTGGGGATCGTGAACACGAACCCGGACATTTCCCTCAACGCGTCGATGGCCCCGAGCCTGCCCCGGCGTGGAGGACTCGGGCTGTTTTCGCAATCCGCGGCCATCGGGGTTTCCGTCTACGCTGCGGCGAGCCGCCGGGGACTGGGCATCTCCTCGTTCCTGTCCGCCGGCAACCGCGCCGATATCTCCGGAAACGACGCCATGCAGTTCTGGGAGGACGATCCCGATACCGTCGCCGTCGGGCTCTATTTGGAGTCGATCGGCAATCCCCGCAAGTTTTCCCGCCTTGCCCGGCGCTTGTCGCGGAGCAAGCCGGTCATCGTTGCCAAATCGGATGTCACCGGGCTCCCCCTTCCGCCGGGGCATGTTGTCAGGACCACGCTGGCGCCTGTGGCGGCCCTCGACGCGATGATGCGCCAAGCCGGTGTCATCGCCGTCGAAACGATCGAACAGCTCATGGATGTCGCGCAGATCGTGTCCAGCCAACCCCTGCCCAAGGGCCCGGCGCTCGCCGTCTACAGCAATTCCGCAGCCTTCGGGAAGGTCGTCGCGGACAACGCGGCGCCCCAGGGACTCGTCGTCGACAGGATCGTCACCGACGTGGACCTGGACGCAGGGATGTCCGCATCGCGGGAAGGGCTGCGGCGCAGCCTCCGGAAAAATCTTGCGGACGATTCCGTGCATGCGGTGGTGGCGGCCATGGTGCCGTCCCGCAGCCTCACGATGGAAGCGATCGCGGGAGTGCTCGCCGAATGCGCGGCAGAGGCCGGCAAGCCCGTCGTGGCCGCTTTCACCGGGATCCTCGATACTTCCGTGCAACTGGATGGATTGCTTGCGCCAAAAGGGGAGTCCGGGGAGTCCGGATCTTCCCTTCCTTGCTACTCCAGTGCGGGCAACGCGGTGGCGGCCTTGGCGGCAGTGGTCCGTTACGCGAAGTGGCTGGACCGCGACCAAGGCATGTTCATCGAGCCTGCTGGTTGCGACCGCGAGGGTACCCGCGAACACATCGAGCGGCTCCTGGCTTCCGTGCCGGGAGAGCAATTGGTACGGCTCGACGACGGCGAAGCGGCCGCGCTGCTGTCCCGCTATGGCATCGAGGTGGTGCCGTCAGCTGTGTTCGAGAGCGACGACGAAGCGGTAGCCGCTGCCGAACGGCTCGGCTGGCCGGTGGTGCTCAAGACCACTGACCCTGCCCTCCGGCATCGCCTGGACCTGGGAGGCGTGCGGCTGGACATCGAGGACGCGGACTCGCTGCGGCGCAACATCGCGCAGATGCGTCGTGCCCTCGAGCCCTACGGTTCATCGGCCATAGAAGTGCAAGCCATGGTTTCCGTGGGGCAGGCCTGCACGTTCCGGGCCATCGAGGATCCGCTCCTGGGGCCCGTGGTCTCTTTCGGTTTGGCGGGAGACGCCGTGAACCTCCTGGACGATTGGGCGCACCGCGTGCCTCCCTTGTCCTCCACCGATCTTCACGACTTCATCAGGGCGCCCCGGGCTTCCCTGAAACTGTTTGGCTACCAAGGGCTGCCTGCGGTGGACGTGGCGGCCCTCGAAGGCCTGGGAGCACGGCTGGTCCGACTCAAGGACGAACACCCAGGGATCGCCCTGGTGGAGTTCAATCCCGTCCTGGCCGGGACCCGGGGCGTCAAAATCCTTGCCGCCGAAGTCTGGATTGGCAATGCCGCACAACGTACGGACAGTGCCCGCCGCGCGATGCTCGGCTGA